Proteins co-encoded in one Ponticoccus alexandrii genomic window:
- a CDS encoding TM2 domain-containing protein, with amino-acid sequence MALDTQQQMLVEQRLNNEKKSPLIAYLLWFFLSGFAAHRFYMGKTGSALVMLLLCWIGIFTAVFMVGLILLVIFAIWWIVDAFLIPGWVEADMREKRSKIANEIGANAMLS; translated from the coding sequence ATGGCTTTGGATACACAACAACAAATGCTGGTCGAACAACGACTGAACAACGAGAAGAAATCGCCACTGATCGCCTACCTGCTGTGGTTCTTCCTGTCGGGCTTCGCGGCACACCGCTTTTACATGGGCAAGACCGGCAGCGCCCTGGTCATGCTGCTTCTGTGCTGGATCGGCATCTTCACCGCCGTCTTCATGGTGGGCCTGATCCTGCTGGTAATCTTCGCCATCTGGTGGATCGTCGATGCCTTCCTGATCCCCGGCTGGGTCGAGGCGGACATGCGCGAAAAACGCAGCAAGATCGCCAACGAGATCGGCGCAAACGCTATGCTCTCCTGA
- a CDS encoding sulfite exporter TauE/SafE family protein: MPDLWASLLATEGLALLGLAAFAAGLVRGFSGFGTALVFLPVAAQVLSPFGAILALIFMDLLAPLPNLRRAWASVERPDLLRLTLSGFLLLPVGLWVLTRVPPEVFRLIVCGLALLMLAALMAGLRWRRPVAPRAVLGIGGLSGFLGGVAGLPGPPVILFYMARPLEPARIRATILLYLFVFDLMLTGWMAGFGHLLPEFVLLGLLLGLPGMLGNWLGGRLFDPTREALYRGAAYGLIALAALSGLPVWG, encoded by the coding sequence ATGCCTGACCTCTGGGCCAGCCTCCTCGCGACAGAGGGGCTGGCCTTGCTGGGACTGGCGGCCTTCGCCGCGGGGCTGGTGCGCGGCTTTTCCGGCTTTGGCACGGCGCTGGTCTTCCTGCCGGTCGCGGCGCAGGTCCTGTCGCCCTTCGGCGCGATCCTCGCGCTGATCTTCATGGATCTTCTGGCACCGCTGCCGAACCTGAGACGGGCCTGGGCCTCGGTCGAACGGCCCGACCTGTTGCGGCTGACGCTGTCGGGTTTCCTGCTGCTGCCGGTGGGGCTCTGGGTGCTGACCCGGGTGCCGCCCGAGGTCTTTCGCCTGATCGTCTGCGGCCTTGCCCTGCTCATGCTGGCGGCGCTGATGGCCGGGCTGCGCTGGCGCCGGCCGGTGGCGCCGCGCGCGGTGCTGGGGATCGGCGGCCTTTCGGGTTTTCTGGGCGGGGTGGCGGGCCTGCCCGGGCCGCCGGTGATTCTGTTCTACATGGCCCGCCCGCTGGAGCCCGCGCGCATACGCGCGACGATCCTGCTGTATCTCTTTGTCTTCGATCTGATGCTGACCGGCTGGATGGCGGGTTTCGGCCACCTGCTGCCGGAATTTGTGCTGCTGGGGCTGCTGCTGGGGTTGCCCGGCATGCTGGGCAACTGGCTGGGCGGGCGGCTGTTCGATCCCACGCGCGAAGCGCTGTATCGCGGCGCGGCCTATGGGCTGATCGCGCTGGCGGCCTTGTCGGGCCTGCCGGTCTGGGGCTAG
- a CDS encoding Mth938-like domain-containing protein produces MRMNEITYEDAAPVEGYGPGFFRVSGQVHEGPMLLWARGKASWGGLSDADSLLTLAGHVDVLFVGVGAEMAYLPGALRSALDEAGLGVEVMTSPSACRTYNVLLSEGRRVALAVLPV; encoded by the coding sequence ATGCGGATGAACGAGATCACCTACGAGGATGCCGCCCCGGTCGAGGGCTATGGCCCCGGCTTCTTCCGGGTCTCGGGGCAGGTCCACGAAGGGCCGATGCTGCTGTGGGCGCGTGGCAAGGCGTCCTGGGGCGGGCTGTCCGATGCGGACAGCCTGCTGACGCTGGCGGGCCATGTGGATGTCCTGTTCGTCGGGGTCGGGGCCGAGATGGCCTATCTGCCGGGCGCGCTGCGCTCCGCGCTGGACGAGGCCGGGCTTGGGGTGGAGGTGATGACCTCACCCTCGGCCTGCCGGACCTACAATGTGCTGCTGTCCGAAGGGCGGCGGGTGGCGCTGGCGGTGCTTCCGGTCTGA
- a CDS encoding vanadium-dependent haloperoxidase, with protein MTICTPSKPLTRRAALAGLSAAALVAASPRAMADTACAARVSYIEGVVSPGNMTPVMAWSDALVQAVRDTATPPPPATRAFAIGHLAGFAAVNGLSPRYASPVSLPEPPTPVNPQVAYGAAVSTVRKALFQQDNCALEAFLSRLPDGEAKSNGVAWGTAVAWAVLAERAGDGTDASRGLLYGKLEGPMAWQPTGPFFAAENGPAFKQYGPPLLPGWGKIQPFVVGNARDFRPRPFPRQDSREFLRQLEKVFMWGGAKSDYRTEDQAEIAFFWEDGPRGATPPGHWQIIAMDLLQRQSLDLVDQARFMALISLSQADAAIVTWDCKFDMDVLRPETAIRTTVLPQDRFARFHDPDWQTLIPTPPFPAYTSGHSTFSGASARMLAHLLDTDMVSFTGYAPDLVNWPMQLKGVRRSFTSLSQAAEEAGASREYGGIHWEADNTEGLRIGRLIADTVFDTALPRLG; from the coding sequence ATGACCATTTGCACGCCGTCCAAACCCCTGACCCGCCGCGCCGCGCTTGCGGGGCTGTCCGCCGCGGCGCTTGTCGCCGCCAGCCCCCGGGCCATGGCAGACACGGCCTGCGCGGCCCGTGTCTCTTACATCGAGGGCGTCGTTTCGCCGGGCAATATGACGCCGGTCATGGCCTGGTCCGATGCGCTGGTGCAGGCGGTGCGCGACACCGCGACCCCGCCGCCGCCCGCCACCCGCGCCTTCGCCATCGGCCACCTCGCGGGATTTGCCGCGGTAAACGGGCTGTCGCCGCGCTACGCCAGCCCCGTCAGCCTGCCGGAACCGCCCACACCGGTGAACCCGCAGGTTGCCTATGGCGCCGCCGTCTCGACCGTGCGCAAGGCGCTGTTCCAGCAGGACAATTGCGCGCTGGAGGCCTTCCTTTCGCGCCTCCCGGATGGCGAGGCCAAGTCCAACGGCGTCGCATGGGGCACTGCCGTGGCCTGGGCGGTGCTGGCCGAGCGCGCCGGCGACGGCACCGACGCCTCGCGCGGGCTGCTCTACGGCAAGCTCGAAGGCCCGATGGCGTGGCAGCCCACCGGCCCCTTCTTCGCCGCCGAGAACGGCCCGGCCTTCAAGCAATACGGCCCGCCGCTGCTGCCCGGCTGGGGCAAGATCCAGCCCTTCGTCGTCGGCAACGCCCGCGACTTCCGCCCGCGCCCCTTCCCGCGTCAGGACAGCCGCGAATTCCTGCGTCAGCTGGAAAAGGTCTTCATGTGGGGCGGCGCCAAGAGCGATTACCGCACAGAGGACCAGGCCGAGATCGCCTTTTTCTGGGAGGACGGCCCGCGCGGCGCGACCCCTCCGGGCCACTGGCAGATCATCGCCATGGACCTGCTGCAACGCCAATCGCTCGACCTCGTGGATCAGGCCCGCTTCATGGCGCTGATCAGCCTGTCGCAGGCCGACGCGGCCATCGTGACGTGGGACTGCAAGTTCGACATGGACGTGCTGCGCCCGGAAACCGCGATCCGCACGACGGTGCTGCCGCAGGACAGGTTCGCCCGCTTCCACGACCCCGACTGGCAGACGCTGATCCCCACGCCGCCCTTCCCCGCCTATACCTCGGGGCATTCGACCTTCTCCGGCGCCTCGGCCCGGATGCTGGCGCATTTGCTGGACACCGACATGGTTTCCTTCACCGGCTACGCGCCGGACCTCGTGAACTGGCCGATGCAACTGAAGGGCGTGCGGCGCTCTTTCACCAGCCTGAGCCAGGCCGCCGAAGAGGCGGGCGCCAGCCGCGAATACGGCGGCATCCACTGGGAGGCGGACAACACCGAGGGCCTGCGCATCGGCCGCCTGATCGCCGACACGGTCTTCGACACCGCCCTGCCGCGTCTGGGGTAG
- the ccmA gene encoding heme ABC exporter ATP-binding protein CcmA, which translates to MDLIATDLGVARGGVPVLEGVGFVLRPGRALVLRGPNGAGKTTLLRTVAGLQPPLSGRIEGAGERVAYAAHSDGLKAMLTVAENLRFWARVFGTSGIGAALEGFDLTGLSDRLAGTLSAGQKRRLGLARMAVTGRPVWVLDEPTVSLDAGSVTLFAEAVRRHLAAGGSALMATHIDLGLAEAAVLDVAPFRARPGVAAEDEAFL; encoded by the coding sequence ATGGATTTGATCGCGACAGATCTGGGTGTGGCGCGCGGAGGCGTGCCGGTGCTGGAGGGGGTGGGCTTTGTGCTGCGCCCGGGCCGGGCGCTGGTGCTGCGCGGGCCAAACGGCGCAGGAAAGACGACGCTGTTGCGCACCGTGGCGGGCTTGCAGCCGCCGCTGTCGGGCCGGATCGAGGGCGCCGGGGAGCGGGTCGCCTATGCGGCGCATTCCGACGGGCTGAAGGCCATGCTGACGGTGGCGGAGAACCTGCGTTTCTGGGCGCGGGTTTTCGGAACCTCGGGTATCGGGGCGGCGCTGGAGGGGTTCGACCTGACCGGCCTCAGCGACCGGCTGGCGGGCACCCTGTCGGCCGGGCAGAAGCGGCGGCTGGGGCTGGCGCGGATGGCGGTCACGGGGCGGCCCGTCTGGGTACTGGACGAGCCGACCGTGTCGCTGGATGCGGGGTCGGTCACGCTGTTCGCCGAGGCGGTGCGTCGGCATCTGGCGGCGGGCGGATCGGCGCTGATGGCCACGCATATCGACCTTGGGCTGGCTGAGGCAGCGGTGCTGGACGTGGCGCCCTTCCGCGCCCGCCCCGGGGTTGCCGCGGAAGACGAGGCCTTCCTGTGA
- the ccmD gene encoding heme exporter protein CcmD, producing MMPELGKYAVAVLSSYAVSLGLILALVALTLRRARRVRADLEKVEERVKRG from the coding sequence ATGATGCCGGAACTGGGGAAATACGCGGTTGCGGTGCTGTCCAGCTATGCTGTCTCGCTGGGGCTGATCCTTGCGCTGGTGGCGCTGACGCTGAGGCGCGCGCGGCGCGTGCGGGCGGATCTGGAGAAGGTCGAAGAAAGGGTGAAGCGTGGCTAG
- the ccmB gene encoding heme exporter protein CcmB has protein sequence MIALLSRDLALAVRAGGGFGLGLAFFLIVTVLVPFGVGPETALLARIAPGVLWIGALLACLLSLDRILALDWEDGSLDLLATAPLPMEGIVTVKALAHWITTGLPLVLAAPMLGVLLSLPVEGYLWVFLSLALGTPALSVIGTFGAALTVGLKRGGLLMSLLVLPLYVPTLIFGAEVARRGAEGLAVSAPLAMLAGISCGVIAVLPFASAAVLRINLR, from the coding sequence GTGATCGCGCTGCTGTCACGGGACCTGGCGCTGGCGGTGCGGGCGGGCGGCGGTTTCGGCCTTGGGCTGGCCTTCTTCCTGATCGTCACGGTTCTGGTGCCCTTCGGGGTCGGACCCGAGACCGCGCTTCTGGCGCGGATCGCGCCCGGCGTCCTGTGGATCGGGGCACTGCTGGCCTGCCTGCTGTCGCTGGACCGTATCCTTGCGCTGGACTGGGAGGATGGCTCTCTCGACCTGCTGGCCACGGCGCCCTTGCCGATGGAGGGCATCGTCACCGTCAAGGCGCTGGCGCATTGGATCACCACCGGCCTGCCGCTGGTGCTGGCGGCGCCGATGCTGGGCGTGCTGCTGAGCCTGCCGGTCGAGGGATACCTCTGGGTCTTCCTGTCGCTTGCGCTGGGAACCCCGGCACTGTCTGTGATCGGCACCTTCGGCGCGGCGCTGACCGTCGGGCTGAAGCGCGGCGGCCTCTTGATGTCGCTTCTGGTGCTGCCGCTTTACGTCCCGACGCTGATCTTCGGCGCAGAGGTGGCGCGGCGCGGGGCCGAGGGACTGGCGGTCTCTGCCCCCCTTGCGATGCTGGCGGGGATCAGCTGCGGCGTCATCGCGGTGCTGCCCTTTGCCAGTGCCGCCGTGCTGCGGATCAACCTTCGCTAG
- a CDS encoding DsbE family thiol:disulfide interchange protein, whose translation MIVPPLVFGAFGFMAWMGLGREGANELESVFEGRPAPAMTDVALSGYPAITPADLAAGEVTLVNFWASWCPPCRAEHPELKRLGDSGVRLVGVNFKDQEKTAKTYLENDGNPFAAVAFDPAGRTAIDWGVTAPPETFILDGSGTVVFKFVGPLVGTDYEQRFVPALEKALAAEE comes from the coding sequence ATGATAGTACCGCCGCTGGTCTTCGGCGCCTTCGGGTTCATGGCCTGGATGGGGTTGGGGCGCGAAGGCGCGAACGAACTGGAAAGCGTCTTCGAAGGCCGCCCGGCCCCGGCGATGACCGATGTGGCGCTGTCGGGTTATCCCGCGATCACGCCCGCCGATCTGGCGGCGGGAGAGGTCACGCTGGTCAACTTCTGGGCCTCGTGGTGCCCGCCCTGCCGCGCCGAACACCCCGAGTTGAAGCGGCTGGGGGACAGCGGCGTGCGGCTGGTGGGCGTGAACTTCAAGGATCAGGAGAAGACCGCGAAGACCTATCTTGAGAACGACGGAAATCCCTTCGCTGCGGTGGCCTTCGATCCGGCGGGTCGGACGGCGATCGACTGGGGGGTGACGGCGCCGCCAGAGACCTTCATTCTTGATGGCTCGGGCACGGTGGTGTTCAAGTTCGTCGGGCCGCTGGTCGGCACCGACTATGAACAGCGTTTTGTCCCGGCGCTTGAAAAGGCCCTGGCGGCAGAGGAATAG
- the ccmC gene encoding heme ABC transporter permease CcmC, producing MSIWDYANPVKFIRTADHILPWVSGAALLCLVTGLVWGFFFTPDDFRQGSTVKIIYLHVPAALMAINAWLMMLVASLIWIVRRHHVSALAARAAAPIGAVMTVIALATGAIWGQPMWGTWWAWDPRLTSFLILFLFYLGYIALWEAIESDDTAADLTAILCLVGSVFAVLSRYAVNFWNQGLHQGASVMRAGAMAGDTEERVSNVFAVPLFVCIAGFVLLFVALVLLRTQTEIRARRTRALLARERVA from the coding sequence ATGTCGATCTGGGACTACGCCAATCCTGTGAAGTTCATCCGCACCGCGGACCATATCCTGCCCTGGGTGTCCGGTGCGGCGCTGCTGTGCCTTGTCACGGGGCTTGTATGGGGCTTCTTCTTCACTCCCGACGATTTCCGGCAGGGGTCCACCGTCAAGATCATCTACCTGCATGTGCCCGCCGCGCTGATGGCGATCAACGCCTGGCTGATGATGCTGGTGGCGTCGCTGATATGGATCGTGCGGCGCCATCACGTCAGCGCGCTGGCAGCGCGGGCCGCCGCCCCGATCGGCGCCGTCATGACCGTCATCGCCCTGGCGACCGGGGCGATCTGGGGGCAGCCCATGTGGGGCACCTGGTGGGCCTGGGACCCGCGGCTGACCTCCTTCCTGATCCTCTTCCTGTTCTACCTTGGCTACATCGCGCTGTGGGAAGCGATCGAGAGCGATGACACGGCGGCGGACTTGACCGCGATCCTCTGCCTCGTCGGCTCTGTCTTCGCGGTGCTCAGCCGCTACGCCGTGAACTTCTGGAACCAGGGGCTGCATCAGGGGGCATCTGTGATGCGCGCGGGCGCCATGGCCGGGGATACCGAAGAGCGCGTGTCGAACGTCTTTGCGGTGCCGCTGTTCGTCTGCATCGCGGGTTTCGTGCTGCTCTTCGTGGCGCTGGTCCTGCTGCGGACACAGACCGAGATCCGCGCCCGCCGGACGCGGGCCCTGCTGGCGCGGGAGCGGGTGGCATGA